The genomic window TTCACTATAAATCTCCCCGAAGCAGGGGAGGGGTCTGAGAAGGAGCTGCTCTGATTGGCAAGAGTAGTTATACAGCTGCCATGCCCACTCATTCCCTTCCCCCCTTTAACTGAATGAGAGTATTGTGAGTGTCCCGGTTGATTGGGGTTGttagtgtgtttgtctgtcctcCTGCTAGTGGGtgggttttctgttttttggaccCTGAATAAAGAATTTTGTAAAGTCCAACTTGATAGTGGGCAGCCAATTTGAACATGCCTGTAAGGACTGAGTTCTGAATCAATGCATATGTTAAAAGTGTGAgctgttttttaagttttaaaaaggTTTGTTGCAGCAGCCCTCTCGCTCTCATTCAACACTGACGACACATAGTCATAAAATTTGAGTGACAAACTCAGGTTTATTGTTTGGGGTTTACAAAGTAATACTCCACAACTGGAGCATCGCTGTTACAAGTGCTTATTATCGCCAAACTGGACCCAGAAAGACTTCACTCCTTCCCCCTCGTCCCTCTCTCGTTGACCAACCGAAAGGACGGGTGCCGCGGTTTCCTTGCTTATGCAGTGGACTTGGCCTTCTTCTGCATCTCCAGCACGTGCTTCATTTCCTGGCTGGTGGTGGCCTCTTTGTGCTGCAGCAGGTCAGCGTGGCCCTTGGTCACACCCCAGCCCTCTGGCGTGGACATGGAAGGGCACTTGGGACGACCGGATGCGGGAGAGAGCTGCTCCCAGTAATCACGACGGGCCCTGTAGGAGGTGAAGACGCGGGTTACACACAGCAGAAAGATCCATAAAATAATATCACTCACATGACTGTGTGCGTGTCAGTGTGTTGAATATGGTGGATGTTATACCTTGCTCTGACCCAGGGTTTGGTGTGCATCTCCAGACCAGCGCCCCACATCCCATGTTTCTCTGAGGCAGCGGCCATTATCCCTCTCTCGGGGGCCAGCTCCTCTGCAATAGCCCTGATGTGGTAAGGCTCGAACCCACAGCAGCCACCAATGAAGCGGATACCGGCCTGGTAAGCTGCTCTGGCATATGCGTGCATGTCCCAGCGGGTCAGGATCCTGGGCTCCAGGGCTGTGGAAGGAAAATGGAGACAATTGAGAAAAGCTGCCAAGTACACAACTGTCATCTggtgatgctttttttctttgaaaggTCCatagtgtaggatttagggggatatactggtaGATTATAAACTATGGGTTCTCGCTACCTTACAATGAGCTGTCTGTATCAACATACGGAGCGGGTTCTCTTTCACAGAGTCCACcattttgtttctacagtagctcagaacggACAAGCCAAACTCTTGCTCTAGACAGGCCCATTCATATTTTCTACatcggccaccgtagttctcctacacacttggcacatgggggaagtttcagttggttgcactGCTAGATGcgactaaatcctacacaccagaCCTCTGATGTCCAAGAAAAATGTATTACCGAAGGGGAACTCTGGCAGATCGATGAATCCCTGGCAGTTGCAGTCGGGGGTGTGGAATGCCAGGGGCTGCACCATGTAGTGAGCCTTCAGCCTGGCCTTCTCCACTCCCTCCTTCATCATCTTAACAGCCTTCACGCAGGTCATTGGGTCAAAGTGGCAGTTGACTCCAATAATCTGGGCACCTGAGATAACAGAAGGAAATGGTTAGCTGCATCAGATAGCGTAAAGACAAAAGAGTAAAGTGTGAGATTGTGCTGGGTGGATTAAATACGTACCGGCCTTCACCAGCCTGACAGCACACTCTCCAGGAGAGACGCCGTGCATGTCTCCCTCCGGTCCGATGCACAGGGAAGCAGCCACAGGCTTTCCGCTGGTCTTCAGCACCTGCACGGCCCACTCCGCCTCCTCAACGTGCTCAAAGTACTGCGTGTCAGAAACAACACAGTCACCACAGAGTGCCCATTTGCTCTAGTAATCATATATCACATTGAAGCAGCTTTGACATGACTTGAAATTAGACATGAATCCACCTCAGCAATCAGGAAGTCCACGTTCTTCTTCATGAACACCTCCAGCTGTTTCTTGAAGATGGCCTTCACTTCTGTCTCGCTCTTGCAGCTCAGGTAGGATGGAGTCTGACACACTCCACCGGCTACCATGGCGTCTCCTTCACTGGCTACTTCCCTCGCCAGGTCACAGGCGGCCTCGTTGATTTTTGCGCCCTGAAAGAACGAGGCAGACACATCGTGTTTATTGATaaatccacagtcagtgtggaGGAAAGTGGAGGTCTGAAGCTGGCTGTACTCACAGTGATTTTCAAGTTCTGACCCCTGTTCTCCAGTTTGTCATCGCTGGCGTAGAACGTGAATGTCTGCATGACATTAGATCCTGCCCTCAGGAACTCCCTGTGCAGCTGACGCACTGATGGAAACATACAGATTTGTCATATCTTCCCTCCCTGTGGTTTTGCATAtaatacttgtgtgtgtgtgcgctgtctTACCGGCCTCAGGGTGTGTGACAGAAGCCTCAGGAGTCCATGGCCCGGCCTTCACATAGCCTCTCTTCTCCAGAGCAAACACGAAGCCGCCATCGCCAATCACCACCTCGCCAGCGTTCAGACGCTCAAGGATACCCTGTGGGAGCAAAGGAACCCACGCACACTGTTCACTGGAGCTCCACACTGAATAGTTCATAAGCTTACTGATAATTTGTACATCACTCAATATTGCTATAAATACAACAGGGAGGAAGGACAGACAAAATGTATGTGAATTAAAGACAGTATAAGACATGTAATGTCATGCATGTATGCCCTTGCAGTGTTTGTTGCAGTTGGTGCAAATGGGTGCAAAGGTGCAGAGGTAAAGAGGTTTTCTAGTCTGAGACTCTCCAGCACTGACGGCTTCAGTCTGGCTGTTTCAcacacaacatgcacacacacataaaacctGCACTGAAAACACCTTGCTCATAACAGCACAGTCCATTGACCAGCAGGACAACTTTGACCTGCTGTATGTAATTACATTGCACGATGTTAAAGACTTGCATGCTGCATCGACAACATCTCTGTTCTCTGCAGAGTAACAGAAGTGGTATACACGCAGTGTCCTCGCAAGCAATGTTGTTTTACCTTCTTGCCAGCTGACATCGTCTTCCCAGTTTCAGTTGCAGCACCAAGCACTTGGTAACAGCGAACCCCGCTTTTGACCCGGAGAGTGAGGAGAGATGCTCCTTGCCAGCTTTATACTACGGGATGAACATGGGAGGATTTCATTTTGGTGCCAAATTCACGTATAATTGCCACATGTCTGTTTGGACATTGTGCAACAGAGTCTGCCTGACAGATCAATGGGGATGGCATGGGCAGCAGTCAGCTCAGGTAGGACAGGGACATGTGGTCTGCTGTAGAGCAAGACATCTGCCAGTTTAATGATTAcgttaacatttagatttaacatttgtGCTGTGCTGCAAACTGCTTTCTGGTAAATTGTGGGCTGCAGTGGAGTAACACATAAAAGGATTAGCTTAAAAGACCAGACTTTGGAGAAGCAAAGCCGCCGCCTGCAGATACATACAGCCTGATTACAACAACTCAAATCATTCTGGTGTTTGTCTTCTTCATGTGACCTTGAAATGTCTGATGCAAGTAGGGACTTTACAAACTTGCAGTGTCCTCACAGTGGAACCATCTTCAAAGGCCTGAAGAGATAAGCTTGTGCAGCATTATGCACCTCTGTCCAATTCTTGTTGGTCTTGAAATATAAGACTGGCGATGCTCCCAACTCGAGGCTCAGTGCAATGTGAGGTGACTGACAGAAGCTCCTATGTTGGCCTCAGAACAGAAGGGAAAGATTTGTGGTTTGTGTATGTTAATCTGTGCGAACTACTCAATTAGGTGACTGACAAAATTTAATTacttaaagttaataaaacttTCTGGCCCCTCTTTTGTGGGAATCTGCTTTTTAACTTGTCCAACAATCTGGATTTAAAAACCACTGTTGCATGTAGCTTGCTGCATTAATCCAGGTTAACCAGTAACACCTCCTGCTCACAGTCCTCTGCTGATCTTATTTTTCAATgcactgcacacagacacacattaaaacacacacacacacacacacacacgcacggcAACACACAGAGATACAGGATATTGACCTTCAGTAGAGTGCTGGTGTGTAGCTCTGTCCGCTCTGGGTCTATCCAGTTTCAGGGGGAATGTTACAGATAGGTGTTTATCAACAGAGTCAAAGTTCAGAAAAATGCCTCTAATCTATAGTTCAACATAGGATTTCATCAGCTTGAATCAGAGGTGCACAGATCACTCTGCTGATCTAATGTTGCTGTGGTTAAACTGTGCAGTAGCTTTTTACTTCCATCAGTCAGTAATGTGACGTCAGCCATTCAgtctgtgtctttattacacTCTGCTTATTTTGATGCTTTCTTATGATacagctttgtgtttttaatctgtttgcTTATTGTGTTGCTCTTTGTTTGTGTACAGTTTACTTATTTTACGTACTtatatattgctttttttttttcctaccgATGCATCCTGTTAGCATTATCGCTCAGatgtgtggactcgagtcacatggtTTGACTCatgtcacaaatttgatgactttagactcgacaaaatcaaaaaaaccTTGCAACTCagcttggactttaacaccagtgactcgtGACTTAATTTGGACACGAGCCTTTTGtgttgaaaatacttgatactaTCCCCCCGAGCCCAAGCAAAAACATGTGTTAATCAAAAATGTGTGTCATGAATTTGTTCATTTCCCTTCATTCCCTGAATTGGCTAACTTTAATGGTTTTTATTCCCAGCAAGTCAGCATTTACTTCCCCAGATCCATTTAGTTTGAACCAGTCCAACAGCATCCAAACAAACTGCAGGAGAAAGCCATGAAGAACTAAAGTTATGTTACTGAAAGAATTATGCAAAAGATAATTTAGTTTGCAAAAACTAGCCAGTGCTCAACAAAGAAACGAATAGGTCGAAAATTtcagacagagacacaacaaTGTCCAACGAAATTGTTTTAACAAAGAAGTACAAATTGTGAAAGAACATTCAtggtttttgtaaatttaatatattatacGGTCATTAAAATGGCTGTACATTTGGTGAAATGGATTATGACTTGTTCacgactcaaaactcaaaagttTAGGGTTTGGGGCTTGAGTGCAAAGACCTGAGACTTTTTGAATGTTTCCATTTCATGAACGGTGCAACCATAAAATGGCATCTTGGGTTTGGATATGTCACTGAGTGTAAACATAATATAACTTCAACTAAGAGCTGGAACAATATCATTTCCTCTAAAGGGGAAAAGTTCACTTCACAGGCCAGAGGAATAGTTTGAATCtatctgttaaatatgaagccacGAGGCGGTTAGCTTAGTTAAGtacaaagacaggaaacagggggaaacatcTAGCCTCTGTTCATGATCAATCTctccagcacctctaaagttcACTTAAGATTTACTCTCTTGTCTGTTTAATCTGTGCAAGATGTAgtagttaaacattttttggaAGGGCGAggtgacttcctggagtcaAACTCACcaactgttgtttttacactttgctttttgtacagattaaacaaatgagatataacATTTAATTAATGAGCTTTAGACAAAGCCAAGCTAGCTGTCTCTTGTTCCCAGGCCTTGTGCAAACTAAGCTAACCGTCGTAGCTTCATGTGTGAGAAATATGATATCAATCTTTGCATCTAACTCTAAGCCAAAGCCAAATAAAAGGTTTAAAGGTATTTTGCGCATCTTGATAAAAACTAGGCtctcaaacaaacaggagaaatatgaccAAGAAAGATTAAGAGTTTGTGACCTTTAGCTTGTAAAAGGTTACCACACGGAGCAgccaaaaaatgttaaaaggttACTAAAATCAGTGCCTTAAACTGGTGGGCGGGTGACGACTGTAAGCGCACCACTCAGTCATTCATCCAACAGGAAAAAATAGTTTGTCCTCACAGGCaactgaaacttttttgtactGGCTGCATTTAGAGAGGAGTGGTCTGTTTACTACAAGGTGTAGTAGTTTCACTTGCAGAGGCACCAAAAGGAACCTTCTGAACGTCTTCCCCCAGGCACAGGGGTtaaagtgtgcatgtgtggtgcACATGGTGTTTTCAGTGAGCGTTTGTCCACATGTTTGCGAGTGTGTAAGAGCAGAAATAGCTCTGATGTGTCGAGTGTCACTGAGGTGCTGCGTCAGGTGGCAGATCTCCACAATGGAGGAGACCCCCAAATTCCAAGAGCACATTGAACCACGAGTCTGTTCTGAGAAGAGCAATGAAATGCACCCCAGGGAGCTCTGCTCACCATGCCCACATTACATCATGTTGACTGACCCAATGGCTTATGCAACACGCGATGAAGAGACCAAGAAGGCTTGGAGTGATCAGGAGTTTTCAGAAAGGGATATGAttgcctgtttttttattttagaactTTGCCCCTTTTGTAACAAGTCTTCTTTGTTCTTCAGAGTTCTTACATGTAAGGCCATGTGGTTTTGCACCGTGGTTCAGTTGTATGAAATCTATTTACATGGTCTATGTCTACCATATCTCATTTCATTGGAGTTATTCCAGCTATTCCAGTTAGAGTATCAGGCGCTGACCAGCAGCTgtactgaaaaatgttttctctttgcaGCCACAACTAGTTGTCGCAGGCTGAAGCTGGAACTGGGGCTGTCCATGAAGTTACAAAGGGACCAAAGGCTGAAGCAGACGGTGAAAGGAGAAGGAGTGATGGCTGATTGGGCGGGGGAGGAGGAACTCACTCACTTCACAGTGGGCTGGGGCTGGAATGGTTGAAGGGGTGAGGATCGGGCTGGGAAAAAGGCCACATTTGAGGCATGAGAGTGGGGGGGAAGAGGCTGCGCAAAGTTAGAAGTTTGCAAGCACGGCTCTTTCTGTGGGGAGACACATTTGTAATGTGAATGACCTGGGCTGACACTGATAAAGTTGTCGTTAACTATTAACTCCTGATGAACTGATAAAGTGTTGGACTTGTCACATGCTCCTCTGGCCATGTGGCAACACAGGTAGAGCACTGAAAATTGTTCTTTAGATTATGTTTTTGCATTGAAAACTGCATTGCAAGTTATGGTAATGTTGCTGTGTGCTGATTATTGACCGGTTTCTCTGCAGCTTTACATCAttgcacatgcatgtgtttctgtgtgtgtgcagagtttgTAAAAGTTCCCCACGTGTTGAATGCAATGAACCCTCaatcagaaaatgaaaacatgtatAAGAGCATGAAAAGCCAACACTACCCCACCTCTCGGTGCCATTTCCCCCTATACAACCTTCacacatgttgtttttctgtgttgctTCACTCTCCTCTCCCTGTTATAGAGGGACTCCCTGTGCCACTGCAGCCCCCCGTTTACCTCCACCCCCGCCTCTGGTCCAATCACAGCTGAAGCCGAAGAAGACATTCTGCTGAAACCGTCCATTCTTTGTGGATTTGTAGGCCACAGGAAGACAGATAGGGAGAGAGACActgagtgagaggaggaggaggaggaggaggaggaggaggaggagagagagagcactcTGTGACCTATAAACTCGCTGTAGTCTTTATAGATGTGTTAATTATTTCTCCTGTGATTCATAAACACTGGTGGAGAAATCAAATGTCACGGCCACTCATCATGACCTACTTCTtctaaactttttaaaaatgttttagatttactacatttaaaaaagtagTAAAAATCATACAATGTAATACTACTTTCAGACACAGGAGGGCACAACAGTGCACCA from Epinephelus moara isolate mb chromosome 8, YSFRI_EMoa_1.0, whole genome shotgun sequence includes these protein-coding regions:
- the LOC126393696 gene encoding betaine--homocysteine S-methyltransferase 1-like encodes the protein MSAGKKGILERLNAGEVVIGDGGFVFALEKRGYVKAGPWTPEASVTHPEAVRQLHREFLRAGSNVMQTFTFYASDDKLENRGQNLKITGAKINEAACDLAREVASEGDAMVAGGVCQTPSYLSCKSETEVKAIFKKQLEVFMKKNVDFLIAEYFEHVEEAEWAVQVLKTSGKPVAASLCIGPEGDMHGVSPGECAVRLVKAGAQIIGVNCHFDPMTCVKAVKMMKEGVEKARLKAHYMVQPLAFHTPDCNCQGFIDLPEFPFALEPRILTRWDMHAYARAAYQAGIRFIGGCCGFEPYHIRAIAEELAPERGIMAAASEKHGMWGAGLEMHTKPWVRARARRDYWEQLSPASGRPKCPSMSTPEGWGVTKGHADLLQHKEATTSQEMKHVLEMQKKAKSTA